A region of Spodoptera frugiperda isolate SF20-4 chromosome 26, AGI-APGP_CSIRO_Sfru_2.0, whole genome shotgun sequence DNA encodes the following proteins:
- the LOC118264855 gene encoding transcriptional regulatory protein AlgP-like gives MLKYQAVKGGTAWVDRIFPPHSWELYADKYNINKQTTKAERVGELSSPAVVLAEGPSGSGARGEALDSSGKSHTRAPSRKGSDSESDSSSVSGVSVILKRQTRSTFKRPRMEEGLGLSSSSNALEAPAPPKIPTAARGRGRGKAKRRAATARSKPAECPAAADSTLKSAAHTDSSVMEVSDGEGSKGARLSETLRQAVREGLRLVAGKKTQSARAAQLKLVEAEIMAAAFDVCRIPSAGKVHQELAEMRRELARLSVSNAALEAELRSTKAELAACRRSQLQPPAQPQAEPDMLGLLRREMAAFQQRYDVLESRLLRPPLAASSTYAAVAARPSSSSGQTGRGAQPPARTGAAPPARAPAPPPTQAPAVQTTNASAGRRKRRRGAAAQQAAPATGVPTPTARGRCQ, from the exons ATGCTGAAGTACCAGGCTGTCAAAG ggggcactgcctgggtggaccgAATATTTCCCCCACACTCGTGGGAACTGTATGCAGACaaatataatatcaacaaacaaacCACCAAGGCGGAGAGGGTAGGCGAGCTTAGCTCGCCTGCAGTTGTTTTAGCGGAGGGCCCGAGTGGCTCTGGtgcccgtggggaggcgctggactcgtccggcaagtcccacacacgggCCCCAAGTCGGAAGGGatcggactcggagtccgactcTTCATCTGTGTCTGGCGTGAGCGTAATTTTAAAGCGCCAGACAAGGTCAACTTTTAAACGTCCCAGGATGGAAGAAGGTCTGGGTCTGTCCTCGTCCTCCAACGCGCTGGAGGCCCCGGCCCCCCCTAAAATCCCTACGGCTGCGCGGGGTAGAGGCAGGGGGAAGGCCAAGAGGCGGGCAGCCACTGCCCGGTCCAAGCCGGCTGAGTGTCCGGCTGCGGCGGATAGTACCCTGAAAAGTGCAGCTCACACAGACTCCTCCGTGATGGAGGTTTCGGACGGGGAGGGGTCAAAAGGTGCGCGCCTTTCTGAGACGCTTCGCCAAGCCGTCAGGGAGGGGCTCCGGCTGGTAGCGGGGAAGAAAACCCAGTCTGCGAGAGCCGCTCAGTTGAAGTTGGTAGAGGCGGAAATTATGGCGGCGGCTTTCGATGTGTGCAGGATTCCCTCAGCGGGGAAAGTCCATCAGGAGTTGGCCGAAATGCGGCGGGAGCTGGCTCGCCTGTCGGTCTCGAATGCCGCTCTGGAGGCTGAGCTTCGGTCCACCAAGGCTGAGCTTGCCGCTTGCCGTAGAAGCCAACTCCAACCTCCGGCGCAACCTCAGGCGGAGCCCGATATGCTCGGGCTGTTGcgcagggagatggctgctttccagcAGCGCTATGACGTTCTGGAAAGTAGGCTCCTCCGACCCCCGCTAGCGGCCTCGAGCACATACGCAGCTGTTGCAGCTAGGCCGTCGTCCTCTTCGGGGCAGACTGGCCGCGGAGCTCAACCGCCGGCTAGGACAGGAGCGGCTCCTCCAGCGAGGGCCCCAGCGCCCCCTCCGACGCAGGCACCAGCTGTACAGACGACGAATGCGTCAGCGGGACGCAGAAAAAGGAGAAGGGGCGCAGCGGCTCAGCAGGCAGCCCCAGCCACAGGCGTGCCTACCCCAACGGCAAGGGGTA GATGTCAATAA